The Hyla sarda isolate aHylSar1 chromosome 3, aHylSar1.hap1, whole genome shotgun sequence genome contains the following window.
GAGtagaaaaaacatggctgcttcctTCTGGAAACATCACCACACCTGTTTTTGTAATATCTGGTAATGCATCTTTGCTCCAATGGCGTAAAAGGGACTATGCTGCTATGCTAAATACAACCAACAGGCAGGagtggagctgttttttttttttttttagcattaagCAGTCTTGTTTTGCTAACCTTTCACATAGCGAAAAAGTGTCAGCACAACTGTGATGGTGGTGGCGCACGTTGTTGCTTCAAAGCCAAAATCCAATAGAGAGAcactcccagcactcaccaagtagGATGCAACAACTGTAGTGTTTATTCACATCATGGTATAGGTACAGACAGAACGCGTTTTGGCAGCAGGAATTCCTTAGGTCTCCTCAGCTGAGAAAGGCCTGCTGTGCCGAAACCTGTTTTAACATGAGGTGGATAAACACTACAGTTATTGCATTTAACATGGTGAGTGCTGGGATCATCTTCCTACTGCTAACCTTGTACAACTCCTTTAAACGTTATTAATTGCATTCAGAGAAAACAGTAGTTAACCAATAGTTAAAATGATAAACACATcttaaaatatcaacaatctatgATCATCTTAAATTTCAGAAGTAAATAGCTTCTTGACATACAAGATATTCGATGTTAACCAAAACCAGGCAGACTCCTTGCAGCAGAATATAATAGACCAGCAGACGTTATTGCTTCAATGACACTTCAAAGCTGTTTCTAGAACAAACTAATGCTGCTTATTCTCTGAATCAGAGCTTATCACAAAATAGAATTTAATATTAGAAGGTAGCAACTGATTTGAGTACAGGCTCTTCAGAATAGAGCATTACACAGGTCATACACATATGAAAAATGTCCAAAACTATCAATCTTAGAAAACAGTCTAATGTGTATCAGAGTAAAGAAGGATCTGGTTTTCTGGATTCCCAATTCCTTTGTTACCCTGGAAAACAAACTGTTGCCTGTGAAACATAAATGTAATGAGAAAATCGGGATGGAAAGatatctcatgtgtatggtcAGCTTTATGCTATTGGTTCCTTATGACAAATCTGTTTTTGGAAAATATTGTTTTTTAAAAGGTGCATTCACTGTTTGACAAAATGTAAGTTAATTCAAGGTATTTCAAAGGTATAGCAAAGGAAAACATTATATATGGTACTTACACAATCTCATCATTTTGGAACTCTAGTTGGCCACAGGTATCTTCAAAGTCTTCTCCACCACCTCTTGCTGAGCCCTCAACTGTTTTATAGGGTACAATCACAGCTCCTCGGGCACCGGAGGTTCTCAGAACCTTCACTTCCATTGTACCAACGCTCTCACTTATGTGGGTAATCTGTTCCTCAAAGGTAAAGATACCAGCATGGTCATCATCAAAGATGGTAACTGTGGCTGTCGTGGGAGATCCAAGACATGCAAGTGATGTTACGTGATTCGACTCAAAATTTGCTTCAGTGGTTTCAGAGTTTACTCGAACATTGCTAAGATGGACcagaaaattttcatcttcttcaAAGATGTCATCATCAATAATGCCAACCCTAATCTCTTTCTGAGTCTCACCAGGCTTGAACACAATTGTTCCTTCAGTAAATTCATAATCTGATCCAGCATTTGCTGTGCCATCTTCTGTTCTGAAGTCTACAAATACAGTGTTGGTTAAGTCACCACCCCGACGAACAATTGTTAGTGCCACTGTTCCACAGTTCTCTAGGCACTGGTAAGTTGCTTGTTCGAAGTAAATCTTGCTGACTGGATCATTCTCTATAACATCAGTATTAACCTCATGCATACTGACAGCTTTCCTTGCTTGATCTGCAGCATGCCTTTTTAAAATATTGCCTGCCCCAGTCATCAAACGTGTAGCTTGGATACGATAAAATGCTCTACTTTTTTGCTGCTGGCTCAAAACTTGATAGTTAGCTAGCTCAATTAACTGTTCCATCTCTTTCTCAGGGTGTTTTTGTTTCAGTTCCTTCAAAATCCTAGCCATATCTCTTCTTGCCTCCTCATCGTCTTGGTCCTTGTCATCAATTTCAAGATTTATAGAGCCATCAAGGAAGTTTTCTGTGTGGGAGTTGAGAGCCTTACCATCCATCTCAATATCAGCTTTGGAGGATGGTCTATCTCCTTCTGTTTCAATGATCATTCCCCTCTGCTTTCCAGCTCGGTACCTCTTATAGACATATTTGTAAAATAACAACCTTCTATCAGCAACCCAAGCGAACAAAACACAAataggaaagaagaaaaaagtgaGCAAACCTTCCCAGACTTCAACGATACCAGGTGAAAAAACAGACAAGATCATGTACAGCCAAGTATAGGCAAATATGCTCCAGGCTGCGGTGACAAAGAAAACTCTAAGATGTTTAATCCTCCTTGTTTCTCCATCAGGTACCACATAGACACAAAGAGCAATGATGATAAACATGTTGAATGCGGCACTGCCTACAATGGTGCTAGGACCAAGGTCACCAGCCTGAAAGTTATGGCCACACACTTCAATGACAGAAAGGAGAATTTCAGGAGCGGAAGAACCAAGAGCCATAAGGGTCAGGTTGGACACAGTCTCGTTCCATATCCTCACTGTTGTCTTTGTAGTTTCACCATTGGGTTTCTTGATGGTTATTTCCTTTTCTTGCGATGTAATTACTTCAATGGAGGACATAAAACGATCAGCTATGATCGATACACCGAGGAACATGTAGACCATCGCCACAAAATATACGGTAGCTCTTGCAATTTTATCCCCATATGAAGGGTTCTGTGGCTCCCAGATAGGTAAAATTACCCCTTCTTTACAATAATAGGTACCAGTGCAAGGATCTTGAGTTGAATTTTCAGGGGTTGGGGTGGTTTCACCATATATAGTTCCCACATGGCACAACAGAGGCACAAAAACAAGTAGACAAAATCCAGGATGGAAGATAGTTACTTTCCTTGTTCCCGACATGGTAATGGCTAAATGTGGCAAAATTCCAATTTCCTAgtaatctgaaatgagaaaaaaaaaaaagtgtcttcaGTTTCATCGTCATTGACAAATTTAAGCATCAAAACCACAAAACAATTAGACATTAACAACCTGGCTTATAATAAAATGAGCTTTGCTGAAGTTTCCAGCTCGGATGCTAGGGGTATAATTGCTAATAAGCTTTCATCTAAAAGTGGTTATTTTATGATGACAACCCGTTTGCAAGCAGAAGCCAGCTCCTCCGGCATCTGGTGATCAACTGTTATTGTTCGGAGAGACAGCAACTGGTTAAACATGTAGTATATTagttattcaaatgaatgggccACTATGTATTGCATGGGCAGACCTTGTTTACTAAAGCAGAAGCaatacttacatagttacatagttcttaaaggggtactccggtgcttagacatcttatctcatatccaaaggataggggataagatgcctgattgcgggagtcctgccgctggggacccccgtgatcttgcacgcggcaccccgtttgtaatcagtccccggagcgtgtttgctccgggactgattaccggtgactacagggcgggtggcgtgcccctcaatgcaagtctacgggaggggggggTGATTAAGCTGGTATTATTTGGGGTGTTCCTGGCAGGGAACCTCCCTGGAATCTGACTTAGGCTGGTAGCACTTCACCAACTGAAGACTGAACAATGTATCAGGGTACAGAAGGTAGCAGTGTTTATTCATTCAAATACACACAGGTACATATAGGACAACACGTTTCTAAAGACAAAACTCCTTTCTTCATTGGGTTCAAGTTACCTTCCCCCTAGGCAGCCTAAAGGTGGGCCAGATTTTTAAACTGCCTGAGCCACTGTTAAAAATCTGGCCCACGCTTTACAGGGGCTGAGTATCGGCTGAATGAAGGTTCACAGCAATGTTCGTTCTTGATAACTGTTAAAGGTCAATGATCAGCCAAAGAACAAGGAAATGCTCTTTTGTTGGTTGATGGTTTTGTTATGCAGCTAGAAAAATCATGGGGGACGTGTGACAAACACTGATGAAAGTGAAGGGTATGGGTTGACCCATCTATAAGCACCCTTAGATGTactagtctaagtttacactgtTTAAAAACTAGACAgtttttttattccccccccccccccccccctcaatgtatTATTTAATAGACCAAGAAATAGACAGTAGATTCCGGCACTCATCGCAACTCTAGATACTTCAACAAGACTTGAACAACCAGGGAGAGGAAGGCGGATGGAGTAGGGGCACAGGTTTGTGTGATAGAACCCACTTCTTCCAGCAGTAGGGAGGTGGATAGCGTGGGGCACTCAGAGGAGACTGCCAGCGGTTTTGTGCAATAGAACCCACAACCATCAGCAGTCATCCATCTCCCTTTCCCTGGTTTTCAAGTCTTGTTGACTATGAAGTATCTACACTTGCGCTGAGTGCAGGAATTTACTGTCAATTTATTGGTGTATATTGCTGCTGTAAATGCACTTCCATTGTAGTATTCAACAATCTGAACTATATACTCTGGATTCATTACATAACTAGTGCCGCCCCTTTACTGTGTCTATCATTTAATAGTGGATATCAAAGAAAAGACACAGAGTATTGAATCCACTTTATTCATAAGGGGCTTGCTCCCCTTGCCTCCACCCACCACTTTCTGGAGTGACTGATAGGCTTCTGTATATCTGCATTATTTATACACGTGGCCACTCAATCATTAATGATGGGGATAGGAGGAGGCCTGGAGAGGTGAGCTTCGCCATCTGGGTGAACCCTAAATCAAAGTATAATCAGAATAATTAAAAACGCCTTAATGCAATAATGAAATATAAAAACACACCTAGTAATTCTACTCAGCTGGATTATTAATTAAGAAAACCTTTGCTATGTTACAGTCTAGTTTCTAATTAATTTAGAGATACAAAGTATATTCCATTAATAGAAAGCAAACTGTTCATTCTGACAATAGAGAAGTGCTTTAACGTTTCCCTCTGTGTACTCGCTATCATGAAAAATTATCAAGCTATCAACAACAATTCATTTTTGTAGTTAAACAAGATCTCTGACCACTGGAGCCCCTCGCATTCACCGGGacagaatcccattaaccccaataacataaaggatggaaatgtaaagtgtatgttcacaaatgccagaagcctagcaaataaaatgggggagcttgaggccttgatactggaggaacatattgatatagttggggtcactgagacatggctggactcctcgcatgactgggctgtcaatctgcaggggtttacattgtttcgcaaggatagaatgaacagaaaaggtggtggagtctgtctgtatgtaagaagtggtatgaaagtcagtgtgaacgatgccatagtgtgtgatgattttgaggaggtggaatcactgtgggtagaattacaaaaggagggaaatactgaaaaaataatatttggggtaatctacagaccccctaatatcactgaagagatagatgttcggcttcataaacaaatagagagggccacccgggcaggtacagtggtaataatgggagattttaactatccagatatagattggggtccggggttggctaaaactacaaaggggcgacaattcctaaatttattgcaggataattttatgggccagtttgtggaggacccaacaagaagtgatgccttgttggatctgatcatttccaacaacgcagagctgattggtaatgtaactgtgcgggaaaaccttggtaatagcgaccacaatatagttacttttgacttaaaatgtagaaaacaaagacaggcggggaaggcaaaaacatataactttaaaaaggcaaacttccctgggctgagggctgcactacaggacatagactggggggaagtgttctcaaatactgatacagaaggtaaatgggacatctttaaatcaactctaaataactatacagctaaatatataccaaaggggaacaaatataaacgattaaaattaaatcctacatggctgacacatgatgttaaaagagcaataaacaacaaaaaaattgccttcaaaaaatacaaatctgatgggtcagcgataacatttaaacagtacaaagagcttaataaaatctgtaaaaatgtaataaaaacagcaaaaattcaaaatgagagacaggtggccaaagaaagcaaaactaatcctaaatatttttttagatatataaatgcaaaaaaaaaaaggacagagcatgtaggaccccttaataatgataatggggaggttgtcacaggcgatcaagagaaggcggagctactgaatgggttctttagttctgtatatactagggaaaaaggagctgacattggccaggtcagtgctggtaacacatcatgtcatgtactgaactggcttaatgtagagatggtacaaggtaagttaagtgatataaatgtaagcaaatccccagggccggatggactacacccaagagttcttagagaggtaagttcagtaatatctgtacccctgttcatgatatttagagattctatggtgtctggtattgtgccaagggactggcgcaaggcgaatgtggtgccaatcttcaagaagggctctaggtcttccccaggaaactatagaccagtaagtttaacgtgcattgtgggtaaattgtttgaaggacttataagggattacatacaggaatacataggggataattgtattataagtgatagccagcatgggtttactaaggatagaagttgtcaaaccaatctaatttgcttttatgaagaggtgagtagaagccttgacagaggaatggctgtggatatagtgtttctggattttgccaaagcatttgatactgtccctcacagacgtctgacaggtaagttaaggtccttgggcttggaaactttagtttgtaactggattgaacactggctcatggatcgtacccagagagtggtggtcaatgattcgtactctgattggtcaccggtaattagtggtgtaccccaaggttcagtactgggcccgctgttgtttaatttatttatcaatgatatagaggatggtattaacagctctgtttctatctttgcagatgacaccaagctttgtagcacggtacagtctatagaggatgtgcataagttacaggatgacttggatagactaagtgtctgggcatccacttggcaaatgaggttcaatgtggataaatgtaaagttatgcatctgggtactaataacctgcatgcatcgtatgtcttaggggggattaaactggcagagtcactggtagagaaggatctgggtgtacttgtagatcacagactacagaatagcatgcaatgtcaggctgctgcttccaaagccggcaggatattgtcatgtataaaaagagcatggactcaagggacagggacataatactccccctttataaagcattggtacggcctcacctggaatatgctgttcagttttgggcacctgtccataaaagggacactgtggagttggaaagggtgcagagacgcgcgactaaactaatatggggcatggaacatcttagctatgaggagcgattaaaggagttacaattgtttagtcttgagaagagacgtttaaggggggatatgataaacgtatataagtatattaatggcccatacaaaaaatatggagaaaaactgttccaggttaaacccccccaaaggacgaggggacactccctccgtctggagaagaaaaagtttagtctcaaggggcgacacgccttctttaccgtgaggactgtgaatttatggaacggtctacctcaggaactggtcacagtaggaacaattaacagctttaaaacaggattagatacatttatggaacaaaataacattaatgcttatgaagaaatataaaatcccatcccttccccaatatcgcaccacacccctaccccttaattccctggttgaacttgatggacatatgtcttttttcgaccgtactaactatgtaactatgtaactatgtaactatggtgctcagtgaggagcacgtgctgCAGCCGACACTTGCtctattcattcctatgggactGCCAAAAAGACCCGAATACAGCTCTTgggcatcattggcgctcccataagaatgaatggagtgcatggtgtctaccggtagatgacacatgctcctcactgagagcgccAGGGTCCCATCCAGGTGATCACGGGAGGCCTCAGCGGTCATACAACCCGCGATCAGctactgatcccctatcctgtagataggggataagttatttttctccgcagtactcctttaaggccaagtACGCCCACAGTGTCTGTGAGTAAACTGCACATGAACGCGCATGACGCGCAGCTCactctgtgtctgctcgtagtggccaattgctgctatgagcagaaaatGCAGGACACAGGGGGAAAGCAGGAggctcactgtagggatggtcaTCAGCGCATCTGCAccatcaaatacactgcagatgagCTATGCATGACCCCTACCCTTAGGGtgacgttcacacatgcatatttttgcagtatttgctgttgcagattttgctggccattgactttaatgggtagcaaaatctccttcaacaaatctgcagcagaaaatatgcacatgtaaaagtaccctaaaggggtaatgTGGGCACATTCAGTGACCTGTTCAGAGTTCACTGTGTAGAAAGTCGAAGGGGGGAGTTATTGGAAATCTTGTGATCCTGTGTTATCTCCCTATAGTTTTATAATTAAAGTAATCTGCCCAGAATAGGTCATTTTCAGACAATAAATTCCCTTTAATGAAACAAGTAAAAAGCCATAGGATTACTACTGAATCTGTTCAGAAAATCAATTTTAAATaccatccttaaaggagtagtgcggcgaaaaataacttatcccctatataaaggataggagattgagcgctgggaccccccgcgatctcttgaaCGGGGCctcggcagtctgccggaaggggCCGTTCTGACCCCCGCAGGACGCcgcagctgacaccccccctccatgtatctctatgggatacttgGATGAGGCGTGTCGGCTGGTGCTCAGTGCgggggtcggcacgcccccttccagcaaactgcaggggccccgttcaggagatcacagggggtcccagcgctcggatcccccgtgatctataacttagcccttatcctttggataggggataagttatttttcactacagaaCACCATTAAGAATGACCTCTGCATTGGTCACAGTCAGTTGGCTATGGGCTATATTGGTGCTGTGTATAGCAAATCTTAAATCTATCCACAGAGCAGAGCAGAAGCTCGGGTAATATGGCTGGCCCCAAAATAAGGTACAAAAACTAAAATTTAAATTTCAGTATCTAtaaccaggtaaaaaaaaaaaataaaatctcggGGACTCAGAGACTCTTCTAACAAAAGGAGATTGTCCAATGAAGACAAGAATAAGATGGCTGGAACAGTAAATGGGTGCTCATAAGTTTGTTACATATAGCTAAAGGGGGATAAACGATACAAGACATAGCCATATAGATTTTAGTCTATATAGGGTGTTACACTTGTTCTAAGTGGCCATACATGATCAAAGACACCGGCTGAGAAACAAACAATCTTCTTGGTAATATTATGAAAAAGTTCTTTCCTGAGTGACTGATCGTGGCTAAAAGATCCGTTCTGAATAAAAGATCTTTCTTCCACCTAGAGGCTGAATATTTCCAATGCAGCCAACTTCTTTCCAGATGATAACAGTCTGTCATCCATCAGCCAAAACAGCTGAAATTGTCCATTTTTATGAACTTTTAATCTAATGTGTATAAGCACCAAACATATAAGGACAGTATGCAAACTATGTGCTCTGAGATTAGCTAATCTTCATTAACACAAGTGTAAATCTCTGCCCTGACTCGTAGGGAGATCTAAATCACGGCATTCCTCATACGCTATCTAGATGACTTAGAATTCACCAGGAATTTGTTACCTATGTTTTATTGGCTGTACAAATTCTGCATAACTGAAAACTGATCCACTCTGTGCCACGAAGACTATGTTTTCCGACTACATGTTTTCCACCTTGCTCTTGAGAACCCTCATAAGCAGTAAAGGAATTCACGACATCTTGCTTATAGTGACAATCATTTGCACCTAAAGAGTCACTACCATTAAGATGCAGTTGGCTATCTAAGATgatattttgttattttcttgCCCTTGATGGCTTTTAGTaaatacagtatagtgctatgtAGTTCTGATATAAATAATGGCCACTACTTTATTTTGAGTGGCTTTTACAGATATCAGTGGATCCACATTCTGGCCCATTTGCACGCTAGTGTACATTCTACTTCACTAGCCATATTCCAATCTGCTTCTTCCTATTACTGGATATACTAAGGTCCATGAGGCCAGGCCTAACATTGTGTGGACCTAATTGAACAATTGACATTTGGAGTCCACACGGGGGTGTTGCTCTACTTTTGACTGCAATGTTGTACTATAATATAAGTAGCCTACCATTTTTTACCATCCATACTAGCAGTCTAGTCTACCTTGATATTTACAGTCTACAACATGATTGAGTCTTCTTCGGATGGTCATGGCAGCCATTACCTTTCTCATTTATTCACTAAAATGCCTGTGGGTTACTTGATATTATACTCACAGGCATGTGGTGACCTAATAGCATGAGTGCAAGCATACAGCTGACAGGAAAAGACGCGAGACAAATGAGTGAGCCGGCAGAGAATTATTCGTTTCCACACTGGTAGCATGCAAAAACACTGTCAGATCTAATCTGAAATGTAAGGACAGGTTTGTGAAGGCATTAAGAGGTGTGGTGGAAGGGCAATAAAATGTGACCGAGAAAAGTTTTGTAATCTAGAAAACTAATCACGTAATGAATGAGGCTGAATGCCCGTCTCACCCACCGCCTTACCTATAAATGACATACATGGTAATTACGCCTGTGCCACCTCCCTCTCCTCCCATTACTAACTATAGCCAGATGTTAGATTCGCTAAGATTTTACAATATCTGGATTTTTTTCTAATTGACCTCTTGTTACTATTAGAATCTCTTGAGCGTCGCCACGAAGGGCAAACACATTTCATCTAGCTAAGGCACAGGCAAAGCTTTTAACCTCGTTTTACAACAATTTGGAAATATTTATATCATTGCAGACACCTTTAATTTACTTTCAAATGCAAACCCATAGCCTAGGCAGCAGGCCAAGTCCCTGAAGGCGTGCAATGCATACATTTCACaaagcctgtcatgtgtgtgtttcttataaagtatatcatttattttatattccaTTAAGCAGGGCCTGAAACATAAAAGCTTTGGAAAGGAGAAGACTTTTCAGATGCAACCTGATGCCCGTATGCAATACCGACCAAGCTTTCATAGGGTGATTTGCAGCACCAAATATACATAACTAAACAGTTAGGCTAAATGTTGGCCCTTTTTGAAAATGGGATTTCAGACCTTTTTGTGTGCTACAGCAaaaggccacaaaaaaaaaaaaaattttaaaaatgggacAGTATGGTATGTATGTACCAAAATATCTGCCACTTCAGACGCATTTTGGCATGTAACTGGGCACATTTTTTAAGGTCAATAAAAATTCTgaatgtaaaattaaaaataagtgGGGACTTAAGGATGTTTTTCCATTAACTTCATCCAATagggaaaaaattataatttttgggTTGTTTTTTGAGATGAAAAACAGATTTTCTGTGAAATTTTATGTCATAAAAAATTACCCAAAAACTTAGTGTGCACGTAGTCATGGAATGATTCTGGAATTAGgtgtgaataaataaaaaatgttaatgaaGCATTGCAAGGGGGTTCTACCTAAGTACTTAAATAAACTAAGGGCTTACCATCATGGCATAGCTGTTTTCATGGAGCATGGCTGATTTATTATGGTTCTATACTCTGAGAAGTACTGGGGACAACCTGTGGAATATGGAATGGGACAATGTATGCCCAAAAATACTCAAGAAAATTACTAGAGAGACACCTGGTGGGCCAGTAGTAGCTATGGGCACTGTTTTATCTTCACGGCCATTCATAAGGCCTGATGGGTCACATATCTTTGACTACTACAAAATAGGCCCAAACATGATCTCTTAAAAATCTTGCTACTGTGTGTTTTCGGGGTGTACATAAGAATtttcagtataggggataagatgtcagatcaccgctgtcccgctgctggggaccccggggatcgccgctgcggcaccacgctatcattactgcgcagagcgagttcgctctgcacgtaatgacgggcaatacaggggccgaagaatcgttatgtcacggctccgcccctcatgatgtcaaggcCCGCcacctcaatataagtctatgggagggggcgtggcagtcatcacgccccctgccatagacttgcattaaggggactggccgtgatgtcacgaggggcggagccatgacgtaacgctgctctgtcccctgtatcgcccgtcattacgcactgagcgaactcgctctgtgcagtaatgatagcgcagtgccacagcggcgatccctggggttCCCAGCaatgggaccgcggcgatctgacatcttatcccctatcctttggataggggataagatgtctaggggcggagtacccctttaaatatctgtccttttttttctcaaatttctcATAAACATGAACATTTAGCATGGTCGCGTGTTTATGTTTCCTCTATGAGGAGGAGTAGGTCACTAGCAGACAGCTCTGATGTTGGCTTATTCCTCTCAGAACAACAGGGTTGGGTGGTGAACAACCAACACGACTGACTTATTTCTCCACCAacatcatcattttttttttttttcatgaactggtgccagcaagttaaacagatttgtaaattacttcaatttaaaaatctcaatccttccagtacttattagcagctgtatgctacagaggaaattcttttctttttaaatttcttttttgtcttgtccacagtgctctctggtgacacctctgtccgtgtcaggaactgtccaga
Protein-coding sequences here:
- the SLC8A1 gene encoding sodium/calcium exchanger 1 isoform X1 encodes the protein MSGTRKVTIFHPGFCLLVFVPLLCHVGTIYGETTPTPENSTQDPCTGTYYCKEGVILPIWEPQNPSYGDKIARATVYFVAMVYMFLGVSIIADRFMSSIEVITSQEKEITIKKPNGETTKTTVRIWNETVSNLTLMALGSSAPEILLSVIEVCGHNFQAGDLGPSTIVGSAAFNMFIIIALCVYVVPDGETRRIKHLRVFFVTAAWSIFAYTWLYMILSVFSPGIVEVWEGLLTFFFFPICVLFAWVADRRLLFYKYVYKRYRAGKQRGMIIETEGDRPSSKADIEMDGKALNSHTENFLDGSINLEIDDKDQDDEEARRDMARILKELKQKHPEKEMEQLIELANYQVLSQQQKSRAFYRIQATRLMTGAGNILKRHAADQARKAVSMHEVNTDVIENDPVSKIYFEQATYQCLENCGTVALTIVRRGGDLTNTVFVDFRTEDGTANAGSDYEFTEGTIVFKPGETQKEIRVGIIDDDIFEEDENFLVHLSNVRVNSETTEANFESNHVTSLACLGSPTTATVTIFDDDHAGIFTFEEQITHISESVGTMEVKVLRTSGARGAVIVPYKTVEGSARGGGEDFEDTCGQLEFQNDEIVKTISVKIIDDEEYEKNKTFFLEIGEPRLVEMSEKKGDFTITEENEDKVTLNSKEEEERRIAEMGRPVLGEHTKLEIIIEESYEFKSTVDKLIKKTNLALVVGTNSWREQFIEAITVSAGEDDDDDECGEEKLPSCFDYVMHFLTVFWKVLFAFVPPTEYWNGWACFIVSISMIGLLTGFIGDLASHFGCTIGLKDSVTAVVFVALGTSVPDTFASKVAAIQDQYADASIGNVTGSNAVNVFLGIGVAWSIAAIYHTARGEVFRVNPGTLAFSVTLFTIFAFINVGVLLYRRRPEIGGELGGPRTAKLLTSALFTLLWLLYIFFSSLEAYCHIQGF
- the SLC8A1 gene encoding sodium/calcium exchanger 1 isoform X2, with amino-acid sequence MSGTRKVTIFHPGFCLLVFVPLLCHVGTIYGETTPTPENSTQDPCTGTYYCKEGVILPIWEPQNPSYGDKIARATVYFVAMVYMFLGVSIIADRFMSSIEVITSQEKEITIKKPNGETTKTTVRIWNETVSNLTLMALGSSAPEILLSVIEVCGHNFQAGDLGPSTIVGSAAFNMFIIIALCVYVVPDGETRRIKHLRVFFVTAAWSIFAYTWLYMILSVFSPGIVEVWEGLLTFFFFPICVLFAWVADRRLLFYKYVYKRYRAGKQRGMIIETEGDRPSSKADIEMDGKALNSHTENFLDGSINLEIDDKDQDDEEARRDMARILKELKQKHPEKEMEQLIELANYQVLSQQQKSRAFYRIQATRLMTGAGNILKRHAADQARKAVSMHEVNTDVIENDPVSKIYFEQATYQCLENCGTVALTIVRRGGDLTNTVFVDFRTEDGTANAGSDYEFTEGTIVFKPGETQKEIRVGIIDDDIFEEDENFLVHLSNVRVNSETTEANFESNHVTSLACLGSPTTATVTIFDDDHAGIFTFEEQITHISESVGTMEVKVLRTSGARGAVIVPYKTVEGSARGGGEDFEDTCGQLEFQNDEIVKYINLKILDREEYDKESYFYLVLEEPIWKRGGMKGDFTITEENEDKVTLNSKEEEERRIAEMGRPVLGEHTKLEIIIEESYEFKSTVDKLIKKTNLALVVGTNSWREQFIEAITVSAGEDDDDDECGEEKLPSCFDYVMHFLTVFWKVLFAFVPPTEYWNGWACFIVSISMIGLLTGFIGDLASHFGCTIGLKDSVTAVVFVALGTSVPDTFASKVAAIQDQYADASIGNVTGSNAVNVFLGIGVAWSIAAIYHTARGEVFRVNPGTLAFSVTLFTIFAFINVGVLLYRRRPEIGGELGGPRTAKLLTSALFTLLWLLYIFFSSLEAYCHIQGF